GCGAGAGCGACCTGCTGAAGCTGCGGAGCTTTGGCAAGAAATCCCTGGACGAGGTCATTGCGAAGCTGGACGAAATGGGGCTTGCCCTCAAGAAATAGGTTCACGATCCCCGCTTGAGGGATCACATCAAATAAGAGTAAGGTGGTTTATATACTATGCGACACAGAGTTGCAGGCAGAAAGCTCGGTTTGCCGACCGATCAGCGTATGGCTCTTTTGAAGGGACTGGTGCGCAATCTTATCCTCAATGAGGGTATCATTACTACCGAGCCCAGAGCAAAGGAAGCCAGAGTTATGGCCGAAAAGCTGATAACTACCGCGAAGAAAGGCTGGTTTGCCAAGGACGACAGTGAGCTCACCCCCGAGGAAAGGGCTCAGAAGGTCCATGCTATCAGAATGGCGAGACGCCTGATGCCCGCCCCCAGGATGCCCAAGAGCGTGCTGGCCATGAAGGGCGAGAAGCAGAAGGCCGCCAAGGCCGCCATCAGAGAGCATGACGCAGTAAAGCATTTGTTTGAGGACGTATGTCCCAAGGTGGCCGACCGCAAGGGCGGCTATACCAGAATAACCAAGGTAGGCTTCAGAAGAGGCGACAACGCCTCCCTGGTCAAGCTGGAGCTCGTCCTTGATTGATGAGAAACGTCAGGCTTATCCTGGAGTATGACGGCACAGCCTATTCCGGCTTTCAGCGGCAGCCCAACGGGCCCACAGTCCAGGCTGCACTGGAGTCTGCCATAAAGAGTGTGGTCGGCAAGGACGTCACCCTTTATGCGGCGGGCAGGACGGATGCGGGCGTGCATGCCACAGGACAGGTCTGCAGCTTTCTCACCGACACGGATATCGGCGAGGAGGGCCTTTTTGCGGGGATCAACTCCTTCCTTCCCGACGATATTTCGGTGTCGCGTCTCGAATTTGCCGATCCGGATTTTCACGCCAGATATTCGGCAGTGAGCAGGCATTACAGCTACAGGATACTCAACAGGAGGGCTCCTTCGGCTCTCGCTTTCAGATACACCTGGCATGTGAAGCGGCTCCTGGACCCGGAGAGGATGAGACGCGCCTCAGGTCCCCTGCTGGGGACCCATGACTTCAGGTCTCTGGCCAACGCCGGCTGCGCGGACAACACCGTGAGGACGGTAAAGTCTTTGTCCATTCACAAAGACGGCGATATAATATATATCGACATCGAGGCCGACGGCTTTTTGCGCAGTATGGTCCGGAACATTGCCGGTCTGCTGACGGAAGTCGGCCTGGGAAAGAGGGAGCCCGAAGCCATCGAGGGCCTATTGGAGAAGAGAGACAGACGTCTGGCGGGGCTGTGCGCCCCGGCCAAGGGTTTGTTTTTTACAAGAGTAGATTATTAAACAACGAGGATATGTAATGAAGACATATTTGGCTAAGAATGAAACTGTAGAGCGCAAGTGGTTCCTGATCGACGCTACCAACATGCCTGTAGGCCGTCTTGCAGCCGAGACAGCCAAGATTCTCAGAGGGAAGAATAAGCCCATATTTACTCCCAACGTGGACTGCGGTGACCATGTGGTCATCATCAACGCCGACAAGGTCAGGCTCACCGGCAACAACAAGG
This DNA window, taken from Abditibacteriota bacterium, encodes the following:
- the rplQ gene encoding 50S ribosomal protein L17, which codes for MRHRVAGRKLGLPTDQRMALLKGLVRNLILNEGIITTEPRAKEARVMAEKLITTAKKGWFAKDDSELTPEERAQKVHAIRMARRLMPAPRMPKSVLAMKGEKQKAAKAAIREHDAVKHLFEDVCPKVADRKGGYTRITKVGFRRGDNASLVKLELVLD
- the truA gene encoding tRNA pseudouridine(38-40) synthase TruA; translated protein: MRNVRLILEYDGTAYSGFQRQPNGPTVQAALESAIKSVVGKDVTLYAAGRTDAGVHATGQVCSFLTDTDIGEEGLFAGINSFLPDDISVSRLEFADPDFHARYSAVSRHYSYRILNRRAPSALAFRYTWHVKRLLDPERMRRASGPLLGTHDFRSLANAGCADNTVRTVKSLSIHKDGDIIYIDIEADGFLRSMVRNIAGLLTEVGLGKREPEAIEGLLEKRDRRLAGLCAPAKGLFFTRVDY